A window from Leptotrichia sp. oral taxon 215 str. W9775 encodes these proteins:
- the thrC gene encoding threonine synthase: protein MNYKSTRSNDLKSSTFATLHGLANDGGLYIPENLPDVKLSYEELKNLSYQELSEKIIKLFFKEFSDEEIKTAVNSAYNSTTFTDESIVPLHKLNDKVSFGELFHGRTLAFKDLALSLFPYLLLLSKKKQNENKKVLILAATSGDTGKAALEGFKDIEGINIVVFYPKNGVSPMQEEQMRKQKGNNVDIVAINGNFDDAQSAIKVIFSSEEFKHYASEHDIMFSSANSINIGRLFPQVIYYVSTYVNLVNSGTIKEGEEFNIVVPTGNFGNILAGYIAKKLGIPVRKFISASNKNKVLADFFKSGTYDKNRDFYTTNSPSMDILLSSNFERYLYYATGENSVRTKELIDSLLTTGVLSVSPEELEKIQKEFYGEFADSEETVEAIKKVYDEYKYLMDPHTAVAYSVYEKLSDDKLDKNIHTVIMSTAHPFKFPEPVAKALGLELNENPYVTLDKVSEITGVKFPEKLAEVRNSDIRFSNVIEKSEIADYVKKYIEKI, encoded by the coding sequence ATGAATTATAAAAGTACAAGAAGTAACGATTTAAAGTCATCTACATTTGCCACTCTGCATGGACTTGCAAATGACGGAGGTCTTTACATTCCGGAAAATCTTCCAGATGTAAAGCTATCTTATGAAGAACTTAAAAACCTTTCATATCAGGAATTATCTGAAAAAATTATAAAATTATTTTTTAAAGAATTTTCTGATGAAGAAATAAAAACTGCCGTAAACAGTGCTTATAACAGTACTACATTTACAGATGAAAGTATCGTACCTTTACATAAATTAAATGATAAAGTGAGTTTTGGTGAACTTTTCCATGGGAGAACATTGGCATTCAAGGATCTTGCCCTTTCCCTGTTCCCATATTTACTGCTTTTAAGCAAGAAAAAACAGAATGAAAATAAAAAAGTTCTGATTCTTGCCGCAACTTCAGGTGACACAGGAAAAGCTGCATTAGAAGGATTTAAGGATATCGAAGGTATAAATATTGTAGTATTTTATCCTAAAAATGGTGTCAGCCCTATGCAGGAAGAACAAATGAGAAAACAGAAGGGAAATAACGTTGACATTGTTGCAATAAACGGAAACTTTGATGATGCTCAAAGTGCCATAAAAGTTATTTTTTCCAGCGAAGAGTTTAAACATTATGCAAGTGAACATGACATAATGTTTTCAAGTGCAAATTCAATAAATATCGGAAGACTCTTCCCACAAGTTATTTACTATGTTTCTACTTATGTGAATCTTGTAAATTCTGGAACTATAAAAGAAGGAGAAGAATTTAACATTGTTGTTCCTACAGGAAATTTTGGAAACATACTTGCAGGTTATATTGCCAAAAAGCTTGGAATACCTGTAAGAAAATTTATTTCAGCTTCAAATAAGAATAAAGTTCTTGCTGATTTCTTTAAATCAGGAACTTATGATAAAAATAGGGATTTCTACACTACAAATTCTCCATCTATGGATATTCTTCTTTCATCAAATTTTGAAAGATATCTTTATTATGCCACAGGAGAAAATTCTGTAAGAACAAAGGAATTAATCGATTCTCTGCTTACAACAGGTGTACTGTCAGTTTCTCCTGAAGAACTTGAAAAAATCCAGAAGGAATTCTATGGAGAGTTTGCTGACAGCGAAGAAACTGTAGAAGCTATTAAAAAAGTGTATGATGAATATAAATATTTAATGGATCCTCATACTGCAGTTGCATATTCTGTATATGAAAAGCTTTCAGATGACAAGCTTGATAAAAATATTCATACAGTAATTATGTCTACTGCTCACCCATTTAAGTTCCCTGAGCCAGTTGCAAAAGCTCTTGGTCTTGAATTAAATGAAAATCCATACGTTACTCTGGATAAAGTAAGTGAAATCACAGGAGTTAAATTTCCTGAAAAGCTTGCTGAAGTGAGAAATTCTGATATCAGATTCTCTAATGTAATTGAAAAAAGTGAAATTGCAGATTATGTAAAAAAATACATTGAAAAAATTTAA
- a CDS encoding phospholipase D-like domain-containing protein: MRYNKLIFFLLCAILLISSCTSLPEGLATKTEVYNADNVDFYYDLNYETADGERKFDRQIWDEAYKILDEAQDFFLMDIFVFNDYLGKGVREKLQPIDIATEFAEKILEKKKKNPNVEIYLILDESNTFYGAFDNPTHKKLEEAGVKIGYVDLAKLRDPLPLYSKPWRLFVQPFGNPKNVGKRKNPVYEGTDKVTIRSILRALNAKADHRKLIMNESTAMLTSANPHAEGSKHSNVAFKFSSPIIKDIYNAEKPVAKITKPDGSLQQKLPDKDFSSIPFSQNNSLKLQYFTEGQTVIDITREIENTSSEDKIIIAQFFLSDRGIINSIRKAAKRGVEFQIILNNSNAGLPNKASAGELMKYARKHNYKINVKFYNKAEEMYHVKMLSILKKDYMITYAGSTNFTRRNMRNYNLENEIKIISTYDQKISESLLNYYDTLWNNKNGIFTLPYDEHKNEKILNDLLFRFIEINGLGIF, translated from the coding sequence ATGAGATATAATAAACTTATTTTTTTTCTACTTTGTGCAATACTTTTAATTTCTTCATGCACTTCCCTTCCAGAAGGACTGGCTACAAAAACTGAAGTATATAATGCAGACAATGTGGATTTTTATTATGATTTAAACTATGAAACAGCTGACGGCGAAAGAAAATTCGATAGGCAGATATGGGATGAAGCTTATAAAATTTTAGATGAAGCCCAGGATTTTTTCCTTATGGATATTTTCGTATTTAATGATTATCTTGGTAAAGGAGTCAGGGAAAAGTTACAGCCAATAGATATTGCTACTGAATTTGCTGAAAAAATTCTGGAAAAGAAAAAGAAAAATCCTAATGTTGAAATTTATCTGATACTGGATGAAAGTAATACTTTCTATGGAGCATTTGATAATCCTACACACAAAAAACTTGAAGAAGCCGGAGTAAAAATAGGGTATGTAGATTTAGCCAAATTGAGAGATCCTTTACCTCTTTACTCAAAACCATGGCGTTTATTTGTACAACCTTTTGGAAATCCTAAAAATGTCGGAAAAAGAAAAAATCCAGTTTACGAAGGAACTGACAAAGTTACTATAAGAAGTATATTAAGAGCTTTAAATGCAAAAGCTGACCATCGTAAACTTATTATGAATGAATCTACTGCAATGCTTACTTCTGCCAATCCGCATGCAGAAGGTTCCAAGCATTCAAATGTGGCTTTCAAGTTTTCTTCACCTATTATTAAGGATATTTACAATGCGGAAAAGCCTGTTGCCAAAATAACAAAACCTGACGGAAGTTTGCAGCAGAAACTTCCTGATAAAGATTTTAGCAGTATTCCTTTTTCTCAAAACAATAGCCTAAAATTACAATATTTTACCGAAGGACAGACTGTCATTGATATTACAAGGGAAATTGAAAATACATCAAGTGAAGATAAAATAATAATTGCCCAATTTTTCCTTTCTGACAGGGGAATTATAAATAGTATAAGAAAAGCTGCTAAAAGGGGAGTGGAATTTCAAATTATTTTAAATAATTCCAATGCAGGACTTCCAAATAAAGCTTCTGCAGGAGAACTTATGAAATATGCAAGAAAACATAATTATAAAATAAATGTTAAATTCTACAATAAAGCTGAAGAAATGTACCATGTTAAAATGCTTTCCATACTAAAGAAAGATTATATGATTACTTATGCAGGATCAACAAATTTTACAAGAAGAAATATGAGAAACTACAATCTTGAAAATGAAATAAAAATTATTTCCACATATGACCAGAAAATTTCTGAAAGTCTTTTAAACTACTATGACACATTATGGAATAACAAAAACGGTATTTTTACTCTTCCATATGACGAACATAAAAATGAAAAGATATTAAATGATTTATTATTCAGATTTATAGAAATTAATGGTTTAGGTATATTCTAA
- the relB gene encoding type II toxin-antitoxin system RelB family antitoxin, with translation MAVITLKISEEEKLFLQSMAKFEGKSLSELIRERTLASLEDEYDAKIADMKLEEYEKYLASGGEVLNWDEL, from the coding sequence ATGGCAGTAATTACTTTGAAAATATCAGAAGAGGAAAAACTTTTTTTACAAAGTATGGCAAAATTTGAGGGAAAATCATTATCTGAATTAATAAGGGAAAGAACATTAGCATCATTGGAAGATGAATATGATGCTAAAATAGCTGACATGAAACTGGAAGAATATGAAAAATATCTGGCTTCTGGAGGGGAAGTTTTAAATTGGGATGAGTTGTAA
- a CDS encoding tetratricopeptide repeat protein — protein sequence MSGLSILVWIFVLGIIIGGLMVFFKNKKEKEDFDDFSLESERKKEKELFGRENNEKDYSEKDLKYKENINLTEEKPKYETEKEKTGKFEKIITDNPIIKWRKSPWWIVIGIIIAIIRFCDGPDNKLQPSEAFQNQVKNQSIEDLYKEWLDTAEKYEENGEYEKAEEYYLKAAQYNKEIYMVIGQMYYDNIDKEKGIEKLKEAYEKGAYSAAGMLGESEEEKGNINKAKEWYTKGIEKGDLYSQNSMAILYEKENKWSDAENLLLKGAQKEDTSSIYLLILLYFETDKEAEIQKWKERLFNKPQRKGLSEDARDIVLYATGSENDRKYLKITLEAENLEKQGKYKQAEKLYTEAIKYNKRAYNDLGTMYYRSYKNKDKAMEFYKKGHAEGSLDATYSLVIMERQRGNKSEEEKLLKMCAEKGKVSCQLDYGEMLNKNDKKDEAAKWFEKAAAQKEARAMFKLMYYYFYDKEDQEKGMEWAKKIFTEKGLLNLSGEMLSLVNDVIYGK from the coding sequence ATGTCGGGATTATCTATTTTGGTATGGATTTTTGTACTGGGGATTATAATAGGGGGATTGATGGTATTTTTTAAAAATAAAAAGGAAAAGGAAGATTTTGATGACTTTTCATTGGAAAGTGAAAGAAAAAAGGAAAAAGAGCTTTTTGGTAGAGAAAATAATGAAAAAGACTACAGTGAAAAAGATTTAAAATATAAGGAAAATATTAATTTAACTGAAGAAAAACCAAAATATGAAACTGAAAAGGAGAAAACAGGTAAATTTGAAAAAATTATAACAGATAACCCAATTATAAAATGGAGAAAATCACCATGGTGGATAGTGATAGGTATAATTATTGCTATTATCCGTTTTTGTGACGGTCCGGATAATAAACTGCAACCATCTGAGGCTTTTCAGAATCAGGTAAAAAATCAGAGTATAGAGGATTTGTATAAAGAATGGCTAGATACGGCTGAAAAATATGAAGAAAATGGGGAATATGAAAAAGCTGAGGAATACTACTTGAAAGCAGCCCAGTATAACAAAGAAATATACATGGTTATAGGCCAAATGTACTATGATAATATAGATAAGGAAAAGGGAATAGAAAAATTGAAGGAAGCTTATGAGAAGGGGGCTTATTCAGCAGCCGGAATGCTTGGAGAATCAGAGGAAGAAAAAGGAAATATTAATAAGGCGAAGGAATGGTATACGAAAGGAATTGAAAAGGGCGATTTATATTCACAAAATTCAATGGCAATATTATATGAAAAAGAAAATAAGTGGTCTGATGCAGAAAACTTACTTCTTAAAGGAGCACAGAAAGAGGATACAAGTTCGATATATCTGCTGATTCTTCTATATTTTGAAACAGATAAGGAAGCTGAAATTCAGAAATGGAAGGAAAGACTTTTTAATAAACCTCAAAGAAAAGGTTTATCAGAGGATGCAAGGGATATAGTGCTTTATGCTACCGGAAGTGAAAATGACAGAAAGTATTTGAAAATTACACTGGAGGCAGAAAATTTAGAAAAACAAGGCAAATATAAACAAGCAGAAAAACTGTACACTGAAGCAATAAAATATAATAAGAGGGCATACAATGATTTGGGAACTATGTACTATCGCAGTTATAAAAATAAAGATAAGGCAATGGAATTCTACAAAAAAGGACATGCTGAAGGATCTCTGGATGCAACATACTCCTTAGTCATAATGGAAAGACAAAGAGGAAATAAAAGCGAAGAAGAAAAATTACTAAAAATGTGTGCAGAAAAAGGAAAAGTAAGTTGTCAGTTGGATTACGGTGAAATGTTAAATAAAAATGATAAAAAGGATGAAGCTGCTAAGTGGTTTGAAAAAGCTGCTGCCCAGAAGGAGGCAAGGGCAATGTTTAAGCTGATGTACTATTATTTTTATGATAAAGAAGATCAAGAAAAAGGTATGGAATGGGCAAAAAAAATATTTACAGAGAAGGGACTCTTAAATCTGAGTGGTGAAATGCTTTCCCTAGTAAATGATGTAATATATGGGAAATAA
- a CDS encoding prolipoprotein diacylglyceryl transferase family protein, with translation MEMIKSQKIRLQKMLYGTFFIFVLPLYFIFLANSLSLPFEVPKLGYGGSVIAIIGLVIMIRGMYELKVKGKGLPMNAFPPEELVEDGIYGVFPHPIYFGFCIMCIGISIFYKSVAGLYLVTPVIIGGCMALVLGYENLYLKKKFGKVPHPLLGISNISKPFTKIFRLNKLWNILLKWAENRANSWKSWRLGKLRIINHFLYSGLAGGIGSGIITLVLGRKYSLYIVILMFIGLIGAAIIGQIPVGSTNKLSRPFGYFGSLFGVSAAGLIIFIFYPEIFKVLGAFAIASPVAQAIGRIRCLIQGCCHGDNTEEGHGIVVNNPHSRVCALSHKCGVPIYPTPLYSIIGNVILEIILLFYWIRGVKYTIVIGLYLIGAGITRFIEEAYRGEPLTKIIRNLRIYQWFSVGMYFFGLIVMLFPSGITSIPETLDYGTAFMTGVIFFLISSFAMSMDFPDSTRRYSRLSG, from the coding sequence ATGGAAATGATAAAATCGCAGAAAATAAGGTTACAGAAGATGCTATATGGAACTTTTTTCATATTCGTATTGCCATTATACTTCATTTTTCTGGCAAATAGTCTTTCTTTGCCTTTTGAAGTTCCAAAATTAGGTTATGGCGGTTCAGTTATAGCTATAATAGGGTTAGTGATAATGATAAGAGGAATGTACGAACTGAAGGTAAAAGGAAAGGGGCTTCCAATGAATGCTTTTCCCCCTGAAGAGCTTGTAGAGGACGGAATATATGGTGTTTTTCCTCATCCAATATATTTTGGTTTCTGTATTATGTGTATTGGAATTTCTATATTTTATAAATCAGTGGCAGGACTTTATCTAGTTACTCCTGTTATAATAGGGGGATGCATGGCACTCGTGTTAGGATATGAAAATTTATATCTCAAAAAAAAATTTGGAAAAGTTCCGCATCCTCTTTTAGGGATTTCCAATATTTCAAAGCCATTTACCAAGATTTTCAGATTAAATAAATTATGGAATATTTTATTAAAATGGGCTGAAAACAGGGCGAACAGCTGGAAATCATGGAGGCTTGGAAAACTTAGGATAATAAATCACTTTCTGTATTCAGGACTTGCAGGTGGAATAGGTTCTGGCATTATTACACTTGTTTTAGGAAGAAAATACTCTCTATATATTGTAATTTTAATGTTCATTGGCTTAATTGGAGCGGCAATTATAGGACAGATACCGGTTGGCTCAACAAATAAACTCAGCAGACCTTTCGGATATTTTGGTTCATTATTTGGAGTATCAGCAGCCGGACTTATAATTTTCATTTTTTATCCTGAAATATTCAAAGTTCTTGGAGCTTTTGCAATTGCATCACCAGTTGCGCAGGCTATAGGAAGGATAAGATGCCTGATACAGGGGTGCTGTCATGGAGATAATACAGAGGAAGGACACGGAATAGTTGTAAATAATCCTCATTCAAGAGTTTGCGCACTGTCACATAAATGTGGTGTTCCAATATATCCGACCCCTTTATATTCAATCATTGGGAATGTGATACTGGAAATTATACTTTTATTTTACTGGATTAGAGGAGTAAAATATACGATAGTAATAGGTTTATATTTAATTGGGGCTGGAATAACAAGATTTATTGAGGAAGCATATAGGGGTGAACCTCTGACAAAAATAATAAGGAATTTAAGAATATATCAGTGGTTCAGTGTAGGAATGTACTTTTTTGGGCTTATTGTGATGCTTTTTCCATCTGGAATTACTTCAATTCCTGAAACTTTAGATTATGGAACTGCTTTTATGACAGGAGTAATATTTTTCCTGATTTCCTCGTTTGCAATGAGCATGGATTTTCCTGATTCAACTCGTAGATATAGCAGATTATCAGGATAA
- a CDS encoding ABC-ATPase domain-containing protein, whose product MKNYRELEKMLISLEKKSYSAYKSLKGEYKHDNYILSIDHVQSDPYAPPSKMRIVMPRKVSGIPEELTDTKDKEIAVSDFLTRNFYKEVRKREKGSTGTGGSGRISIDRCGQEILERTSVLIKKDKIEVRFELGLPAAGRRIMGKAAKNIFMEVLPEIAEKAIVYKNIDEILLKEQVILMLDQQHIRKVLKEKGLVAFVGNDSILPRENGVSDKPMKNGVRFKSPKEYEVTLSLPSGKKVTGMGISKGITLIVGGGYHGKSTLLKALERGVYNHIAGDGREMIISEADAVKIRSEDGRNVERVNISGFINNLPGKKDTLAFSTENASGSTSQAANVSEAIEYGTSLLLIDEDTSATNFMIRDGRMQKLVAKEKEPITPFIDRVKELYDIFGISTILIVGGSGDYFDVADRVIMMDEYIPLDVTEKAKNIAKNDENRREFSSNESFKGITQRIPLKRSFSLSGKEDRIKAKGKYSIFYGREMIDISGLEQLVDDSQTNGIAVMMDYFRKKVLDEKLTISEAADRIYEHIAKSGLDSISPYTGHPGNLALPRKQEFCAALNRYRKLKIK is encoded by the coding sequence ATGAAAAATTATAGAGAACTTGAAAAAATGCTGATTTCGCTGGAAAAGAAAAGCTATTCGGCATATAAATCCTTAAAAGGTGAGTATAAACATGATAATTATATTCTTTCCATAGATCATGTTCAGTCTGACCCGTATGCTCCACCTTCAAAAATGAGAATAGTAATGCCAAGGAAGGTTTCAGGAATTCCTGAAGAACTGACTGATACTAAGGATAAGGAAATTGCAGTTTCTGATTTTCTTACAAGAAATTTTTATAAGGAAGTAAGAAAAAGAGAAAAAGGAAGCACTGGAACAGGTGGAAGCGGAAGAATATCCATTGACAGATGTGGTCAGGAAATACTGGAAAGAACATCGGTATTAATAAAAAAAGATAAAATCGAAGTAAGGTTTGAGCTGGGACTTCCTGCAGCCGGAAGAAGGATAATGGGAAAAGCCGCAAAAAATATTTTTATGGAAGTACTTCCTGAAATAGCAGAAAAAGCCATTGTTTATAAGAATATTGATGAAATACTCCTTAAAGAACAGGTAATTCTTATGCTTGATCAGCAGCATATAAGAAAGGTTTTGAAAGAAAAAGGACTTGTTGCATTTGTAGGCAATGATTCTATATTACCTCGTGAAAATGGAGTATCTGATAAACCAATGAAAAACGGAGTCAGATTTAAAAGTCCTAAAGAATATGAAGTAACATTAAGTCTGCCAAGTGGAAAAAAGGTGACTGGAATGGGTATTTCAAAAGGAATTACTCTTATTGTAGGAGGAGGTTATCATGGAAAGTCAACCTTGCTGAAGGCACTTGAAAGAGGAGTGTACAATCATATAGCAGGTGACGGAAGGGAAATGATAATATCTGAAGCAGATGCAGTGAAAATACGTTCTGAAGATGGAAGAAACGTAGAAAGGGTAAATATAAGCGGATTTATAAATAATCTCCCGGGAAAAAAAGATACTTTGGCATTTTCTACGGAAAACGCAAGTGGAAGTACTTCACAGGCTGCAAATGTGTCAGAAGCAATAGAATATGGAACTTCGTTATTATTAATAGATGAAGATACTTCTGCTACGAATTTTATGATACGTGACGGAAGGATGCAGAAACTGGTTGCTAAGGAAAAAGAACCTATAACTCCGTTTATAGACAGGGTAAAGGAACTTTATGATATTTTTGGGATTTCTACAATATTGATTGTAGGTGGTTCAGGAGATTACTTTGATGTGGCCGACAGAGTTATAATGATGGATGAATATATTCCTTTAGATGTAACGGAAAAAGCTAAAAATATTGCAAAAAATGACGAAAATAGAAGAGAATTTTCTTCAAATGAGAGTTTTAAAGGAATTACACAGCGTATTCCATTAAAAAGAAGTTTTTCATTATCAGGGAAAGAAGATAGAATAAAGGCTAAAGGAAAATATAGTATTTTTTATGGAAGGGAAATGATTGATATTTCTGGACTGGAACAGCTTGTTGATGACAGTCAGACCAATGGTATAGCTGTTATGATGGATTATTTCAGAAAGAAAGTTCTCGATGAAAAATTAACAATTTCAGAAGCTGCTGATAGGATTTATGAGCATATTGCAAAATCTGGATTAGATTCAATTTCACCATATACAGGGCATCCAGGAAACTTGGCTTTACCACGAAAACAGGAATTCTGTGCAGCCTTGAACAGATATAGAAAGTTGAAGATAAAATAG
- the prfB gene encoding peptide chain release factor 2 (programmed frameshift) translates to MDIFEIKKKNEQNNAEIEEIRGTFDLDFLKKKISDLERKTFDQNFWNNDRSKDILKELNSRKKILEEYEKINSMNEDVIMLIEFVEMGDTSYTNELEEKIVETENEIQGFKIKLLLDEKYDMNDVILTINSGAGGTEACDWAEMLYRMYDRWSYHNGFKVEILDSTSGEETGIKSITLNIKGNYAYGYLKGEKGVHRLVRISPFDSNGKRHTSFAAVNVVPEIDDDVSIEIKTEDLKIDTYRASGAGGQHINTTDSAVRITHIPTNTVVTCQKERSQIKNRETAMKILKSKLFEMELEKREKEMEDLKGTDSKIEWGSQIRSYVFHPYKMVKDHRTKAEEGNVDKVMDGDINNFINEYLKFYKG, encoded by the exons ATGGATATATTTGAAATCAAGAAGAAAAATGAACAGAACAATGCTGAAATTGAGGAAATCAGG GGCACCTTTGACCTGGATTTTCTAAAGAAGAAAATTTCAGATTTAGAGAGAAAAACTTTTGATCAGAATTTTTGGAATAATGACAGGAGTAAGGATATTTTAAAGGAACTGAATAGCAGAAAAAAAATACTGGAAGAATATGAGAAAATAAATTCCATGAATGAAGATGTTATTATGCTTATTGAGTTTGTTGAAATGGGAGATACTTCTTACACTAATGAATTAGAAGAAAAAATAGTAGAAACTGAAAATGAAATACAAGGTTTTAAAATTAAACTGTTACTTGATGAAAAATATGATATGAATGATGTGATTTTGACTATAAATTCAGGAGCAGGTGGGACTGAAGCATGTGACTGGGCAGAAATGCTTTACAGAATGTATGACAGATGGTCTTATCATAATGGATTTAAAGTTGAAATTTTAGATAGTACATCGGGAGAAGAGACAGGAATTAAGAGTATAACTTTAAATATAAAAGGAAATTATGCCTACGGATATTTAAAGGGAGAAAAGGGAGTCCACAGACTTGTACGTATATCGCCTTTTGATTCAAATGGAAAAAGGCATACATCTTTTGCCGCTGTAAACGTTGTTCCTGAAATTGATGATGATGTTTCAATCGAGATTAAAACAGAAGATTTAAAAATTGATACATACAGGGCAAGTGGAGCAGGAGGACAGCATATAAATACTACAGATTCTGCAGTTAGGATTACTCATATTCCTACAAATACAGTAGTTACGTGTCAAAAGGAAAGATCCCAGATAAAAAATAGGGAAACTGCCATGAAAATCCTGAAATCAAAATTATTTGAAATGGAACTTGAAAAAAGGGAAAAGGAAATGGAAGATTTAAAAGGAACTGACAGTAAGATTGAATGGGGAAGCCAGATAAGATCTTATGTATTTCATCCGTATAAAATGGTAAAGGATCATAGAACTAAGGCTGAAGAAGGAAATGTAGATAAAGTAATGGACGGAGATATAAATAACTTTATAAATGAATATTTGAAATTTTATAAGGGATAA
- a CDS encoding type II toxin-antitoxin system RelE/ParE family toxin codes for MYNLIPTPHFARQFKKLDKFTQKKIKSYLENILDNPRSRGKMLQANRSGQWRYRIGDYRVIVNIQDERLIILALEIGHRREIYKA; via the coding sequence ATGTATAATTTAATTCCTACCCCTCATTTTGCAAGACAATTTAAAAAACTGGATAAATTCACCCAGAAAAAAATCAAATCTTATCTTGAAAATATATTAGATAATCCTAGAAGCAGGGGAAAAATGCTGCAAGCCAATCGAAGTGGCCAATGGAGGTATAGGATAGGAGATTATAGAGTTATTGTCAATATCCAAGATGAAAGATTGATTATACTGGCTCTTGAAATAGGTCATAGAAGAGAAATTTATAAAGCATGA
- the gltX gene encoding glutamate--tRNA ligase yields the protein MSEKRVRVRIAPSPTGDPHVGTAYIGLFNYVFAKHNNGDFLLRIEDTDRTRFSETSEQQIFDMMRWLGINYDEGPDIGGDKGPYRQSERFSIYKEYAEKLVEKGEAYYCFCTPERLQKLRERQVAMKQAPGYDGHCRNLSKEEVEAKLAAGEPYVIRLKMPYEGETIVHDELRGDIVFENSKIDDQVLLKSDGFPTYHLANIVDDHLMGITHVIRAEEWIASTPKHVQLYRAFGWDEPKWYHMPLLRNADKTKISKRKNPVSMNYYVEEGYLKEGLLNFLALMGWSFGGDKEIFTIEEMVENFSFDKISLGGPVFDLVKLGWVNNQHMRLKDLDELTKLALPYFVKAGYYKDENLSEKEYAKLKRIVEISREGAHTLKEIPEIASIYFEDEFELPVVEEGMNKKERKSVEKLRSSLETEIGKKSIELFIEKLNKFGEEITEEEAKTLLHELQDELGEGPAAVIMPLRAVITGKARGADLYTVIAVIGKERTLKRIHNIIK from the coding sequence ATGTCTGAAAAAAGAGTTAGAGTTAGAATAGCACCTTCACCTACAGGAGATCCTCACGTAGGAACAGCTTATATAGGGCTATTTAACTATGTATTTGCAAAACACAATAATGGAGATTTCCTGTTAAGAATAGAAGATACTGACAGGACAAGATTTTCCGAAACTTCGGAACAGCAGATATTTGATATGATGAGATGGCTGGGAATTAATTATGACGAAGGTCCGGATATAGGAGGAGACAAAGGTCCATATAGACAGTCTGAAAGATTTTCAATATATAAGGAATATGCTGAAAAATTAGTAGAAAAAGGAGAAGCATATTATTGTTTCTGTACTCCTGAAAGATTACAGAAATTAAGGGAAAGACAGGTTGCAATGAAACAGGCACCTGGATATGACGGTCATTGCAGAAATCTTTCAAAAGAAGAAGTTGAAGCTAAACTGGCTGCAGGAGAACCTTATGTAATAAGACTTAAAATGCCATATGAAGGGGAAACTATAGTTCACGATGAACTTAGAGGGGATATAGTATTTGAAAACAGTAAGATTGATGATCAGGTTCTGTTAAAATCAGATGGATTCCCTACATATCATCTGGCAAATATAGTGGATGACCATTTAATGGGAATAACTCATGTAATAAGGGCAGAAGAATGGATAGCTTCTACACCTAAACATGTTCAGTTATATAGAGCATTTGGATGGGATGAGCCAAAATGGTATCATATGCCATTGCTTAGAAATGCTGATAAGACAAAGATATCAAAGAGAAAAAATCCTGTATCAATGAATTATTATGTTGAAGAAGGATATCTGAAGGAAGGACTGCTTAATTTCCTTGCCTTAATGGGATGGAGCTTTGGTGGAGATAAGGAAATATTTACAATTGAAGAAATGGTAGAAAATTTCTCGTTTGATAAGATTTCGCTTGGAGGTCCGGTATTTGACCTAGTTAAATTAGGATGGGTAAATAATCAGCATATGAGACTGAAAGACCTTGATGAGCTTACAAAACTTGCACTTCCTTATTTTGTGAAGGCAGGATATTACAAAGATGAAAATTTATCAGAAAAAGAATATGCAAAATTAAAAAGAATAGTTGAAATTTCAAGAGAAGGAGCTCACACATTAAAAGAGATTCCTGAAATTGCTTCTATATATTTTGAAGATGAGTTTGAATTGCCTGTTGTTGAAGAAGGAATGAATAAAAAAGAGAGAAAATCAGTAGAAAAACTCCGTTCTTCACTTGAAACAGAGATTGGTAAAAAATCAATAGAATTATTTATTGAAAAATTAAATAAATTTGGAGAAGAAATTACAGAAGAAGAAGCGAAAACTCTTTTACATGAATTACAGGATGAACTTGGAGAAGGACCTGCAGCTGTAATTATGCCTTTAAGAGCAGTAATTACAGGAAAAGCGAGAGGTGCTGATCTGTATACTGTAATAGCAGTTATTGGAAAAGAGAGAACATTAAAGAGAATACATAATATAATAAAATAA